ATTATGGATCAGGTGAAGGAACAGGCGCTTCTGCTTCATCGGGAGGAGCCTACTTTCTTGGCAATGGACTTTACAAATCCACTGATGGAGGTATAACATGGAACCCTTTAACATCGACCAGTTCAAATACACCTCATACATTTGAAAAATTCTTTGATGTGGTGTGGAATGTTGCCTGCAACCCGGCGGATACAGTTAACAGTATAGTTTACGCAGCAACCATCGGGGTCATTTATAAAAGTATTGACGGCGGTACAACTTGGACAATTGTGAAAGGCGGAGGCTCAACGTATTCCTATTACGCGGATGTGCTGGTAACCCCAAAGAAAGGTGTTGTTTATGCAACACTCGATAGTCAGGGTCCTGATAAAGGTATCTGGAGATCAGAGGATGGTGTTACATTTGCAAATATCACCCCGGCCGGCTTTCCGACCAAATACAACAGAATCGTTATTGGCCATGCTCCATCGGATGAGAACCAGATTTATTTTCTTGGCTCCACTCCGGGTTTCGGAATGCCTGACACAAACTTTCAACATCAAACGGAATGGAACAGTCTTTGGAAATATACTTATGTTTCGGGTGATGGAAGCGGAAGTGGTGGAATATGGGAAGACAGATCGGCCAATCTTCCAAACACCGGACGTCCGTTCAATACATTTAATGCCCAGGGAGGATATGACCTTCTTGTAAAAGTGAAACCGAACGACCCTAACACTGTATTTATCGGAGGCACAAATCTTTTTCGATCAACAGACGGATTCTCTACATCAAGCAATACAACTTATATCGGAGGTTACGAATTGGGAGCTAAATTACCGGTGGTTAACATGTACAAAAATCATCATCCCGACCAACATCAGCTTGTATTTTACAACTCCGATCCAAATAAGATGCTGAACGGTAATGATGGAGGAGTTTTTAAAACGACGGACAATACAGCAGATACTGTTTCATGGACCTCCCTCAATAACGGGTATGTAACTTCCATGTTTTATACATGCGCGATTGATCATGCGACAAGTGGTAATGAGATTATCGTTGCCGGAGCTCAGGACAATGGCAGCTGGTTCACCAATAATGCGAATCCTTTAACGCCATGGGTAACGCCCCGCGGCGGGGATGGCTCATATTGCGCCATTGCCGATGGCCGAACGGCTTATTACCTATCCATTCAAAACGGAAAAATGATGAAGGCTGATCTTGACGCGAATGGAAATGTATTATCAAGGGCCAGGATCGATCCTCTGGGCGGAAAAGGTTATCAATTTATCAACCCTTATGTAATTGATCCTAACAACAATAATATTATGTACCTGGCCGGGGGCAAGCAATTATGGAGGAATGATGATCTGTCTGGTATCCCAATGGTAAACAACTGGGATTCTATCACCACAAACTGGGTTGCCTTTCCGGATACTGTGCCCACAGCTCTTTCTAAGATCACAGCTGTTGCCGTTTGTAAAACACCTGCTAACCGTGTTTATTACGGATGCGATAAACGGAGGCTCTACCGCATAGATAATGCGAATGTGGGAACTCCTACTCCGATTGATGTAACAGGGGTTTCAGGAACAAACTCCTTTCCGGGCGCAGGTTATATCAGCTGTATTGCTATTGACCCTACAGATGGGAATAAAGTGATGGTTGTATTTTCCAACTATGGTTTATACAGTTTATTTTACACCGCTGATGGTGGAATCAACTGGACAAAGGTTGGCGGCAATCTCGAATCAAATTCTTCAGGAACCGGAGCAGGGCCTTCATGCAGATGGGCCTCTATATTACCTGTGAGCGATGGAACGGTTTACCTGGTTGCTACGAGTACGGGTATATATTCTACCGATACCCTTAAAGGAACATCTACAGTGTGGGTACAACAGGGTGCTTCAACTATAGGCAACCTTGTTTGTGACATGATAGATACCCGCCTGTCGGATGGCCTTGTTGTGGTCGCCACTCATGGAAATGGTATTTTTTCAGCAAACATTACAAGTAAACAATCTATAGTTACTGTAAAAGATATAGAAGCAAAAACAACGGATTACGAACTTAAAAATTATCCGAACCCGGCGTCGGGGCAAACTACAATAACATTTACACTGCCAGTCAAGTCGAAAGTCAGCTTAACACTTTATGATGAACTCGGGAAAGAAATCACAAAGATCGCCTCAGCAGAATACCCCGCAGGTCATCATTCTGTTCCGATGAATACTGACAAACTCCCTGCCGGAATTTATTATTATTCGCTCGGTGTCGGACAGGAATGGATTACAAAAAAATTAGTTAAAGTGAATTAGTTTCTATTGATGCCACATTCAAACCGGGAACACTTCTGCTTCAATAATTGCTTTATCTTTGCCGTCAACTAAAATTTAAAATCGTGAAAAACTTTTCGATCGTACTCAATTTTATATTGGCCGCAGCTGTCGGCTATCTGTATTACCTGCATTTTTCAGGAAATAAAAATGGCGAACCGGTTGGATCAACCTCAACACCAACGGATACCACGACCATACACATACCCGTTTTGGCCAAAGACATCAAAGCCTCCAAAATTGTATATGTAAATGCAGATACCTTGTTCAGCAACTATGAATATGTTAAGGAACTGCGGAAAGAAGCAGAAGGCAAACAAACTCGGTTGGAAAATAACTACAAGCAAAAGATGCAAAAACTTCAGATCGATTATACCGAATTGCAGCAGAAAGCGAGCAGCGGGGCTCTGTCTTCCGATCAGGCAAAAAGTGCTGAGGAAGACATGATGAGAAGAAAAGCTGAACTTGATGGAATGGAAAAACAATTGGGAGACCTCGCGAATGAGACCGCCGAAAAAAATTTATTGCTCCAGGATAAAGTAAACAAGTTTCTGAAGGAATATAACCGGAACGGAAACTATAACTTCATCCTCGCGTTTACCAATGCGGGTGGAAGTGTACTGTTCGGAAATGACAGCCTTGACATTACCCGCGAGGTACTTGATGGCCTTAACCTTCAGTATAAAGCAGAAAAAGTTAAAAAGAAATAGGAATTGGTTGTTGGTTGTTAGTTGTCGGTGATGCCAACAACCAACAACCAACAACCAACAACCAACAACTAACAACTAACAACTAACAACCAACAACCGACAACCAATTTTTCATTGATAAAAATTCCCCATGTCAAACAAACAACTTTTTATTGAGAAGGTTCACAAAGTGAAAGAATTTCATGAAGTATTTTTGATCGGAAATCGTGAAAACCCGGAAGTGAATGTAAGCGAACAGGAATACATGCTTCGGTACAACCTGCTGAAGGAAGAAAATGATGAGTACCTGGAAGCCTGCAAAAGCGGCAACCTGGTGGAAGTGGCCGACGCACTAGGCGATCAACTATATATTATTTTTGGAACCATCTTACGGCATGGTCTGCACCATAAAATAGAGGAAGTGTTTGACGAGATCCACAGGAGCAATATGTCGAAACTGGACGAAGAAGGCAAACCCATCTTCCGTGAGGATGGCAAGATCATGAAAAGTAACAACTATTTTAAACCGGATATTAAAAAAGTACTGGGAAAGTGAGTTTTTGAGTTACAATGTTAGTCAGTCACTTCTGATTACCCTCCACTGATTAC
The window above is part of the Bacteroidota bacterium genome. Proteins encoded here:
- a CDS encoding T9SS type A sorting domain-containing protein, with amino-acid sequence YGSGEGTGASASSGGAYFLGNGLYKSTDGGITWNPLTSTSSNTPHTFEKFFDVVWNVACNPADTVNSIVYAATIGVIYKSIDGGTTWTIVKGGGSTYSYYADVLVTPKKGVVYATLDSQGPDKGIWRSEDGVTFANITPAGFPTKYNRIVIGHAPSDENQIYFLGSTPGFGMPDTNFQHQTEWNSLWKYTYVSGDGSGSGGIWEDRSANLPNTGRPFNTFNAQGGYDLLVKVKPNDPNTVFIGGTNLFRSTDGFSTSSNTTYIGGYELGAKLPVVNMYKNHHPDQHQLVFYNSDPNKMLNGNDGGVFKTTDNTADTVSWTSLNNGYVTSMFYTCAIDHATSGNEIIVAGAQDNGSWFTNNANPLTPWVTPRGGDGSYCAIADGRTAYYLSIQNGKMMKADLDANGNVLSRARIDPLGGKGYQFINPYVIDPNNNNIMYLAGGKQLWRNDDLSGIPMVNNWDSITTNWVAFPDTVPTALSKITAVAVCKTPANRVYYGCDKRRLYRIDNANVGTPTPIDVTGVSGTNSFPGAGYISCIAIDPTDGNKVMVVFSNYGLYSLFYTADGGINWTKVGGNLESNSSGTGAGPSCRWASILPVSDGTVYLVATSTGIYSTDTLKGTSTVWVQQGASTIGNLVCDMIDTRLSDGLVVVATHGNGIFSANITSKQSIVTVKDIEAKTTDYELKNYPNPASGQTTITFTLPVKSKVSLTLYDELGKEITKIASAEYPAGHHSVPMNTDKLPAGIYYYSLGVGQEWITKKLVKVN
- a CDS encoding nucleoside triphosphate pyrophosphohydrolase family protein, producing MSNKQLFIEKVHKVKEFHEVFLIGNRENPEVNVSEQEYMLRYNLLKEENDEYLEACKSGNLVEVADALGDQLYIIFGTILRHGLHHKIEEVFDEIHRSNMSKLDEEGKPIFREDGKIMKSNNYFKPDIKKVLGK
- a CDS encoding OmpH family outer membrane protein — encoded protein: MKNFSIVLNFILAAAVGYLYYLHFSGNKNGEPVGSTSTPTDTTTIHIPVLAKDIKASKIVYVNADTLFSNYEYVKELRKEAEGKQTRLENNYKQKMQKLQIDYTELQQKASSGALSSDQAKSAEEDMMRRKAELDGMEKQLGDLANETAEKNLLLQDKVNKFLKEYNRNGNYNFILAFTNAGGSVLFGNDSLDITREVLDGLNLQYKAEKVKKK